AAAAGAAGGGTATTTGATGTGTATTTTAAGCTATCATAGTCTTTTCTAACCTGTAAGGTAGGTCTACCTGAAACCAGGAACATTTTGGCAGCAGAAAAAAGTACCCACAAAAATTTGACACAGACGATGAACTAGGTTTTCTTGAAACTTTTTTAATAATATAATATAATCTAATATGATTTAATCATTAGAAGTTATTCTTACCATTTAGTAAAGGGGGTGAGGGTATGGCAACTATAATAGTAAGAGAAGATGAAGAATTTGATCACGCTTTAAAGCGTTTTAAAAAAGAATGCCAGAAAAGTGGGATTATTTCTGATATTAAGAAACATGAATATTACGAAAAACCCAGCGAAAGAAGAAAAAGAAAATTAATAGCAGCTCAAAGAAAAAAGAAAAGGAGAGGTAGATATTAATTGGTTGAAAATGATTCCCTGGAGATTCGAATAATTAATGATTATCAAAAGGCCTTGAAGGAAGGTAGGAAGAATGAAATATCATTTTTACGTTTCATTCGTTCAGAAATAAAGAATAAAGAAATTCAAAAAAGGGATACCTTAAATAATGA
This region of Atribacterota bacterium genomic DNA includes:
- the rpsU gene encoding 30S ribosomal protein S21, producing MATIIVREDEEFDHALKRFKKECQKSGIISDIKKHEYYEKPSERRKRKLIAAQRKKKRRGRY